Proteins encoded in a region of the Clostridium beijerinckii genome:
- a CDS encoding glycoside hydrolase family 3 protein: protein MDIKKLINEMTLEEKASLCSGKNLWETKEIGRFGIPSITFANGPYGLSKKNCDSYDPVPATCFPTPTALAATWDVNLAYSVGKAIGEECLAENVNILFGPAVNIQRSPLSGRNFQYFSEDPVLSGEMGAAFINGIQSEGIGACVKYYIGNNQESHRQNINNIIDEQTLNEIYLSNFERVIKNSNPFAVMVAYNKINGIPCTENDYLLIDILRNKWNFNGLVLSDLYAVNSIINSLQAGLDLEFPNSPNNTKQIIEAVLSGTLDSSILDNAIEDILNTISKVIKPVKECECNIYDKEKHNDLAREVAEDSIVLLKNKRNLLP, encoded by the coding sequence GTGGATATAAAGAAATTAATAAATGAAATGACCTTAGAAGAAAAAGCATCTCTCTGTTCCGGAAAAAACCTTTGGGAAACTAAAGAAATTGGAAGATTCGGAATTCCTTCAATAACTTTTGCGAATGGTCCCTATGGATTATCAAAAAAAAACTGTGATTCTTATGATCCTGTTCCAGCTACATGTTTTCCTACGCCTACTGCCTTGGCCGCAACTTGGGATGTTAATCTTGCTTATTCTGTCGGAAAAGCTATTGGTGAAGAATGCTTAGCTGAAAATGTTAATATTCTCTTTGGTCCTGCTGTAAATATTCAACGTTCTCCATTAAGTGGAAGAAATTTTCAATATTTTTCAGAAGATCCAGTTCTAAGTGGTGAAATGGGTGCAGCTTTTATAAATGGAATCCAAAGTGAAGGTATCGGAGCATGTGTTAAATATTACATTGGAAATAACCAGGAATCACATAGACAAAATATTAATAACATAATTGATGAACAAACTTTAAATGAAATTTATTTATCAAACTTTGAACGGGTAATAAAAAATTCTAATCCCTTCGCTGTAATGGTTGCTTACAATAAAATAAATGGAATACCTTGTACCGAAAATGACTATTTGTTAATTGATATTTTAAGAAATAAATGGAATTTTAACGGATTAGTTTTATCAGACTTATATGCAGTAAATTCAATAATAAATTCATTACAGGCTGGATTAGACTTAGAATTTCCAAACTCACCTAATAATACAAAACAAATTATAGAAGCTGTACTTAGTGGCACTTTAGATTCATCAATCCTTGATAATGCTATTGAAGATATATTAAATACTATATCTAAAGTTATTAAACCTGTGAAAGAATGTGAATGCAATATTTATGACAAAGAAAAACATAATGATTTAGCAAGAGAAGTTGCTGAAGATAGCATTGTCCTTTTGAAAAATAAACGTAATCTTTTACCTTAA
- a CDS encoding N-acetylmuramoyl-L-alanine amidase, which translates to MRKLDNFKVKLVTFVLGFAIVSSLAPAIRVQASTLTQSTLSNQAMTAIANLDKKKKTIVVDPGHNYGGDLGAVSTIKGITYKEVDLNMQVASKLKTELEKRGYNVVMTRYPKEVQTIGTNQSLKDRITIANAANASLFVSIHHNAVKDAPDAKGVEVYYSSAEQSQNFKGGVSPNKLTISKNVATVIDKNIVKNFNFNDRGAKDSRLFIKSTNMPSIIVEAGFITNEEEAKRCSNPVSQQKLAENIAESIKTVI; encoded by the coding sequence ATGAGAAAGTTGGATAATTTTAAGGTGAAATTAGTTACTTTCGTACTTGGTTTTGCAATAGTGTCAAGTTTGGCTCCGGCAATACGTGTACAAGCATCAACATTAACACAAAGCACTTTAAGCAACCAGGCAATGACCGCTATAGCTAACCTTGATAAAAAGAAAAAGACAATAGTGGTTGATCCAGGTCATAACTACGGTGGTGATCTAGGAGCTGTATCTACAATTAAAGGCATAACGTATAAAGAAGTAGATTTAAATATGCAGGTTGCATCTAAGTTAAAAACGGAATTAGAGAAAAGAGGATATAATGTTGTAATGACTAGATATCCTAAAGAAGTACAAACGATAGGGACCAATCAGAGTCTTAAAGATAGAATTACAATTGCCAATGCAGCAAATGCAAGTTTATTTGTAAGTATACACCATAATGCTGTAAAGGATGCTCCAGACGCAAAAGGGGTAGAAGTTTATTATAGTTCGGCAGAGCAAAGTCAAAATTTTAAAGGTGGGGTATCTCCTAACAAGTTAACGATAAGTAAGAACGTAGCAACAGTTATTGATAAAAATATTGTTAAGAATTTTAATTTTAATGATAGAGGTGCAAAGGATAGTAGACTATTTATAAAAAGCACAAATATGCCATCAATAATTGTGGAAGCAGGATTTATAACTAACGAGGAAGAGGCGAAAAGGTGCTCGAACCCAGTGAGTCAGCAAAAATTAGCAGAAAACATTGCTGAATCTATAAAAACTGTTATATAA
- a CDS encoding Cof-type HAD-IIB family hydrolase has product MEKKAVFFDIDGTLYNREVGVPKSAIEGIRQLRENGHLAFISTGRARAMISQDLIDIGFDGILASCGCYVEYDGNVVYNIDLEKQIADNAISVLKNNKVFCILEGQDYLYMDEDEFIDDKRSSIMMFKNKYREKIKPITGNEHSFNKITCRTYENSNFKEAYSIIEKDFDCICHSSEFIELVPKGFSKVKGIEEIIKRLEINIENTYAFGDSLNDIDMLKYVKYGVAMGNSSPEILDIVKYKTDNIENDGIYKGLKQFKLI; this is encoded by the coding sequence ATGGAAAAGAAGGCAGTTTTTTTCGATATAGATGGAACACTATATAATCGTGAAGTTGGTGTTCCAAAGAGCGCAATAGAAGGTATTAGGCAGTTAAGGGAGAATGGTCATCTTGCTTTTATATCAACTGGAAGGGCAAGAGCAATGATTTCACAAGATCTAATTGATATTGGGTTTGATGGAATACTCGCATCTTGTGGTTGTTATGTAGAATATGATGGAAACGTAGTTTATAACATAGATTTGGAAAAGCAAATAGCTGATAATGCAATAAGTGTTTTAAAAAATAATAAAGTATTTTGTATTCTAGAAGGGCAAGATTATTTATATATGGATGAAGATGAATTTATAGATGATAAAAGATCTTCAATAATGATGTTTAAAAATAAATATAGGGAAAAAATAAAGCCAATAACAGGAAATGAACATAGTTTCAATAAAATTACATGTAGAACATATGAGAATAGTAATTTTAAAGAAGCATATTCAATAATAGAAAAGGATTTTGACTGCATATGCCATAGTTCAGAATTTATTGAATTAGTACCAAAAGGATTTTCTAAGGTAAAGGGAATAGAGGAGATTATAAAGCGTTTAGAAATTAATATTGAAAATACATATGCATTTGGTGATAGTTTAAATGATATAGATATGTTGAAATATGTTAAATATGGAGTTGCAATGGGAAACAGTAGTCCTGAGATTCTTGATATTGTAAAATATAAAACAGATAATATTGAGAATGATGGTATTTATAAAGGATTAAAACAGTTTAAATTAATATAG
- a CDS encoding chemotaxis protein CheW: MSDLLDVTIENQEDTQKDKYLIFSIGQECYGIDIKYVIEIIGVEPITEVPELPKYIKGVINLRGKIIPVMDVRIKLKKEEKEYDDRTCIIVVEIENIDIGLIIDKVIEVANIDESNISPPPKVNLERYNSNSYIKGIGKIQNEVRLLIDCNRLLEDDEIEELNKGEV, from the coding sequence ATGTCAGATTTACTAGATGTAACAATTGAAAACCAAGAAGATACTCAAAAGGACAAATACCTGATTTTTTCGATTGGCCAAGAGTGCTATGGAATTGATATTAAATATGTAATAGAAATAATAGGAGTCGAGCCGATAACAGAGGTGCCTGAATTACCTAAGTATATTAAAGGTGTAATAAACCTAAGAGGAAAAATAATACCAGTAATGGATGTTAGGATTAAATTGAAAAAAGAGGAGAAAGAATATGATGATAGGACATGCATTATTGTAGTTGAAATTGAAAATATAGATATTGGTTTGATAATAGATAAAGTTATAGAGGTTGCAAATATTGATGAAAGTAATATTTCTCCTCCTCCAAAGGTAAATTTGGAGAGATATAATTCAAATAGTTATATAAAGGGTATTGGAAAGATTCAGAATGAAGTAAGACTTCTTATAGATTGTAATAGGCTTTTAGAAGATGATGAAATAGAAGAATTAAATAAAGGAGAAGTTTAA
- a CDS encoding fibronectin type III-like domain-contianing protein: MNVEFPFGFGLSYTTFKYSSLTLDKDILTDNDTLEIKLKVKNTGKYFGKEIVQLYIKNADSNILRPEKELKAFTKVSLFPDEEKQVSFLIDTKDFSHYDINTNNWVIESGPYEILIGKSSRDIPLSKNIYVQSPYLPKTNYTRDTLAQEFLINPKTKAIVEPLLSSAAQSITSDTNAQEKLINYFKNIPIGRFTTLSNGTFTEKMLNDLLYSANEA; the protein is encoded by the coding sequence ATGAATGTTGAATTTCCTTTTGGATTCGGATTGTCCTATACTACTTTTAAATATAGCAGCTTAACTCTTGATAAAGATATATTAACTGATAATGATACATTAGAAATTAAACTTAAAGTAAAAAATACTGGAAAATATTTTGGTAAAGAAATTGTGCAGTTATATATAAAAAATGCTGATAGTAACATTTTAAGACCTGAAAAAGAATTAAAAGCCTTTACAAAAGTATCTCTTTTTCCAGATGAAGAAAAACAGGTGAGTTTTTTAATTGATACAAAAGATTTTTCTCACTATGATATAAACACAAATAACTGGGTAATTGAAAGCGGTCCTTATGAAATTTTAATTGGTAAATCTTCTAGAGATATTCCTTTATCTAAAAACATTTATGTTCAGTCACCATATCTACCTAAAACTAATTATACTAGAGATACACTCGCACAAGAGTTTCTCATTAATCCAAAAACTAAGGCAATTGTAGAACCTTTATTAAGCAGCGCCGCTCAATCAATAACTTCTGATACAAATGCGCAAGAAAAACTTATAAATTACTTTAAAAACATTCCTATAGGAAGATTCACTACATTAAGTAATGGAACATTCACCGAAAAAATGCTGAATGATCTTTTATATTCTGCAAATGAAGCTTAA
- a CDS encoding DDE-type integrase/transposase/recombinase: MINKFLLETVIYLIEIIKYLMTLLVGKNLLKSISDEPVKKEYRKLQVDDQPIFDVPEKLNYKLLIAEYEFKHGKEFAPVKPRKNKALAPKDVICPKCGAPHTYLYDNNGGRGQYLCKVCDTTFNPKNYYQKSIVLRCPHCSKTLERIKARKDFYVYKCKNDNCSFYQNNLKSMTKSEKQDFKKNPGKFKVRYIFRDFTFDFKPLSKESPVKSKVSLPNIMISSYTLGLILTYYVNYGLSSRKTAALLKDIHDIKISHQAILNYVNAVSIVVKPFIDNYDYKLSDSFCGDETYIKVNGKWNYIFFFFDAVKKIILSYRVSPHRDTETAVKAIDDVLSKLKEIPEDLNLITDGNPIYLLAQHFFASHSIKFDVTQVIGLTNKDEVSKEYRPLKQIIERLNRTFKGNYRATTGFGSPNGSVAFVTMFVAYFNFLRPHSALEGKTPVILEELESMSNMPTRWCKFIELSQDFVLNNCTITA; this comes from the coding sequence ATGATTAATAAGTTTCTTCTTGAAACTGTAATTTATCTTATTGAAATTATAAAGTATCTCATGACTTTGCTGGTTGGCAAAAACTTGCTTAAAAGCATTTCGGACGAACCTGTTAAGAAAGAATACCGAAAGCTTCAAGTAGATGATCAACCAATCTTTGATGTTCCCGAAAAACTTAACTATAAGCTTCTAATAGCTGAATATGAGTTTAAGCACGGCAAAGAATTTGCTCCTGTGAAACCTCGCAAAAACAAAGCGTTAGCTCCTAAGGATGTTATCTGTCCTAAGTGTGGTGCTCCACATACCTATCTTTACGATAATAACGGAGGCCGAGGACAATATCTTTGCAAAGTCTGTGATACCACATTCAATCCTAAAAATTACTATCAGAAATCCATAGTGTTAAGATGTCCTCACTGCAGTAAAACACTTGAAAGAATCAAGGCGCGTAAGGATTTCTACGTTTATAAGTGTAAGAATGATAATTGCTCTTTTTACCAAAATAATCTTAAATCAATGACAAAATCTGAAAAACAAGATTTTAAGAAGAATCCTGGTAAGTTCAAAGTTAGATACATATTTAGAGATTTCACTTTTGACTTTAAGCCACTTTCTAAAGAAAGTCCGGTAAAATCAAAGGTTTCTCTTCCAAACATTATGATTTCTTCTTACACCTTAGGACTCATTCTAACTTACTACGTTAACTACGGTTTATCTTCCAGAAAGACAGCTGCATTGCTTAAAGATATTCATGATATTAAAATATCTCATCAAGCAATTTTAAACTATGTTAATGCCGTTTCAATTGTAGTTAAGCCATTTATAGATAACTACGATTATAAACTTTCTGACTCTTTCTGCGGCGATGAAACCTACATAAAAGTTAACGGTAAGTGGAACTATATTTTCTTCTTTTTTGATGCTGTTAAAAAGATTATTCTATCTTACAGAGTATCACCACATAGAGATACCGAAACGGCTGTAAAAGCCATCGATGATGTTCTAAGTAAGTTAAAAGAAATACCTGAAGATCTTAATCTTATAACTGATGGTAACCCTATATATCTTCTTGCACAGCACTTCTTTGCAAGCCATAGTATAAAATTCGATGTTACTCAAGTTATAGGCTTAACCAATAAAGATGAAGTTTCAAAAGAATATAGGCCATTGAAGCAAATTATTGAACGTCTTAACCGAACCTTTAAAGGCAATTATAGAGCTACTACTGGCTTCGGAAGTCCTAACGGGTCGGTTGCATTTGTAACTATGTTTGTGGCATACTTTAACTTTCTAAGACCACATTCTGCCCTTGAAGGCAAAACTCCTGTAATCCTTGAAGAGTTAGAGTCAATGTCCAACATGCCTACTAGATGGTGCAAATTTATTGAACTATCTCAAGACTTTGTTCTAAATAACTGTACAATAACTGCCTAA
- a CDS encoding chemotaxis protein CheA, producing MDTREPMLEMFIFETLDMIEQLQQLIIDSEKNERLETEAINEIFRIMHTIKGSSGMMMFDNISNLSHTIEDLFYFIRESKPEKIDYSKLTDLVLEGSDLIKIETEKINNDKEADGDFTLFIEKVKGFLKLLKTCDENSEDSGNGGSDELVSEEDVEQKYYLSTDRVNSNLNLFSATLFFDEECDMENIRCFTVVHQLKEISEVSYYYPEDIIENNDTCEIIKKQGFKIFFKTNQSIEDIRTLLMENAFLNNVDINKFYSEIEFSEQFSEKNEKPQEDIIKSINNIVNDTNGSEKVASKSLSYKQSLISVDVKKLDKLMDLVGELVISEAMVTKNPEISELQLDSFNKAARQHRKRLSDLQDVVMSIRMVSLAPTLTKMNRIVRDMCKKLNKEVELEIIGQETEVDKNIIEHIGDPLMHIVRNSMDHGIETKEERLANGKPSIGKITIEAKNTGGEVWIIIKDNGKGLNKDKILKKAKDNGLLKVKENDLTDRDIYSMIFLPGFSTKENVTEFSGRGVGMDVVTKEIEKIRGIVTVDSIPGEETTTSIKIPLTLAIIDGMTIKVGKSAFTIPVTSIRQSFIIKKEDIIRDIDNNEMILIRGECYSILKLHEFYNIKTNVVNIEDGIVIMVEDQGKAKCIFADELIGEQQVVIKALPEYIKKVKAISGCSLLGDATISLILDISEIVNL from the coding sequence ATGGATACTAGAGAACCGATGCTAGAAATGTTTATATTTGAAACGTTGGATATGATAGAACAACTTCAGCAACTCATTATTGACAGTGAAAAGAATGAGAGACTAGAAACAGAAGCTATAAACGAAATATTTAGAATAATGCACACAATCAAAGGTTCTTCTGGGATGATGATGTTTGATAACATTTCTAATCTTTCTCATACTATAGAAGATTTATTCTATTTTATTAGAGAATCAAAGCCTGAGAAAATAGATTATTCAAAGCTTACAGATTTAGTTTTAGAAGGAAGCGATTTAATAAAAATAGAAACAGAAAAAATAAATAATGATAAAGAAGCAGATGGAGATTTTACTTTATTTATAGAAAAAGTTAAGGGGTTTTTAAAACTCCTTAAAACATGCGATGAAAATTCAGAAGATTCAGGAAATGGCGGGTCTGATGAATTAGTAAGTGAGGAAGATGTGGAACAAAAATATTACTTAAGCACTGATAGGGTAAATTCGAACCTTAATTTATTTAGTGCTACTTTATTTTTTGATGAAGAATGTGATATGGAGAATATAAGATGCTTTACTGTTGTGCATCAGCTTAAAGAAATTTCTGAAGTTTCATATTATTATCCTGAGGATATTATTGAAAATAATGATACGTGTGAAATTATAAAGAAGCAGGGATTTAAAATATTTTTCAAGACAAATCAAAGTATTGAGGATATTAGAACACTTTTGATGGAAAATGCTTTTTTGAATAATGTTGATATAAATAAATTTTATAGCGAAATTGAATTCAGTGAGCAATTTAGTGAAAAGAATGAAAAGCCACAAGAAGATATTATCAAATCAATTAATAATATAGTTAATGATACAAATGGCAGTGAGAAAGTGGCTTCTAAAAGCTTATCGTATAAACAAAGTTTAATTAGCGTAGATGTGAAAAAATTAGACAAATTAATGGATTTAGTGGGGGAGTTAGTTATTTCAGAAGCAATGGTAACTAAGAATCCAGAAATATCTGAATTGCAATTGGATAGTTTTAATAAGGCAGCGAGGCAGCATAGAAAAAGACTTTCTGATCTTCAAGATGTTGTTATGTCAATAAGAATGGTGTCACTTGCTCCTACATTAACCAAAATGAATAGAATAGTTAGGGATATGTGTAAAAAGTTGAATAAGGAAGTGGAGCTTGAAATAATAGGACAAGAGACAGAAGTAGATAAAAATATAATTGAACATATAGGTGATCCATTAATGCATATAGTAAGAAATTCAATGGACCATGGAATAGAAACCAAAGAAGAGAGGCTAGCAAATGGGAAACCTTCAATTGGAAAAATAACTATTGAGGCTAAAAACACTGGTGGAGAAGTTTGGATTATCATAAAAGATAATGGTAAAGGCCTTAATAAAGATAAGATATTAAAAAAGGCAAAAGATAATGGACTACTAAAAGTAAAGGAAAACGATTTGACTGATAGAGATATATATTCAATGATTTTTCTACCTGGATTTTCAACTAAGGAAAACGTTACAGAATTCTCAGGACGTGGAGTTGGAATGGATGTGGTTACAAAGGAGATTGAAAAAATTAGGGGGATTGTAACAGTTGATAGTATACCTGGTGAAGAAACAACAACTTCTATAAAAATTCCATTAACTCTTGCGATCATTGATGGTATGACAATAAAGGTAGGAAAATCAGCTTTTACTATTCCTGTTACTTCAATAAGGCAATCATTTATTATCAAAAAGGAAGATATTATAAGAGATATAGATAATAATGAAATGATATTAATAAGAGGAGAATGTTATTCTATACTAAAGCTTCATGAGTTCTATAATATAAAAACTAATGTAGTAAATATAGAAGATGGTATTGTAATTATGGTTGAAGATCAAGGTAAAGCAAAATGTATTTTCGCAGATGAACTTATTGGAGAGCAACAAGTTGTTATTAAGGCACTTCCAGAATATATAAAAAAGGTTAAAGCAATAAGTGGTTGTTCATTACTAGGAGATGCAACTATAAGCTTAATATTAGATATATCTGAAATTGTTAACTTATAA
- a CDS encoding response regulator: MKRILVVDDAAFMRLSLKTMLEKNGYEVVGEAENGRKAVEMYKMLNPEIVTMDITMPDMDGIEALTEIMKFDSKAKVIMLSAMGQETKIREAVIQGAKGFVVKPFKEDYLVKALSKF, encoded by the coding sequence ATGAAAAGAATACTTGTAGTTGATGATGCTGCATTTATGAGGTTATCTTTAAAAACAATGCTTGAAAAAAATGGTTATGAAGTTGTTGGGGAAGCAGAAAATGGCCGTAAAGCTGTTGAAATGTATAAAATGCTAAACCCTGAAATTGTAACAATGGATATTACGATGCCTGATATGGATGGCATTGAGGCATTAACTGAAATAATGAAATTTGATTCAAAGGCTAAAGTAATTATGTTAAGTGCTATGGGGCAAGAAACAAAAATTAGGGAAGCTGTAATTCAAGGTGCTAAAGGTTTCGTAGTAAAACCATTTAAAGAAGATTATCTTGTTAAAGCATTAAGCAAGTTTTAA
- a CDS encoding methyl-accepting chemotaxis protein: MKWFLNLKIRGKILTAFLGIVILMGIVGSVGIFNLQKISKLDSDLYEDNTKAISFASTIQVNLQKNKVLCRTLLIETDTYKNNESKNIISKNDEEIDKAMESLKLTLKDQELVNEYNNLKVNMDKYRPLRNKFIDLAVQNKDTEAVGIMNGDAGIFSSNIDNSATKLIELKEAEGKVKADTNSKAASSAIIIMLVVISIGIVIALVSGIIISGLISRPINKVLTILGEMSKGHLGERVDISTNDEIGQMAKVMDSFSNTLQNDVIGAMNKIAKGNMDINIVAKDEKDEISPALNKVVENVRMLVTDVNMLSNSAIEGKFETRADSGKHEGDFRKVIDGVNGTLDTVVDKAVWYEAIIDAIPFPIHVTDNDMNWTYMNKSFENLMINQGVIRDRKSGYGLACSHAGANICNTEKCGIKQLHKGKSESFFEWCGMSNKQDTSYLKNKNGENVGYVEVVTDLTPIIRVSDYTKGEVKRLEGNLKLLACGNTNFDLKIKEADQFTDEVSRQFEGISNSLKDVKSAIDNLIFDAKMLSNAAVEGKLDIRADETKHSGDFKQVVEGINQLIGAMVEPIKEVTSVMSEISKGNLDVPVSENYKGEFGILAKAVNETEDGLKRVVGEISDIIGQISQGNLNIENVKEFHGNFNSISASLNTIIDSLNSVLSEINNVSEQVYTGASQVSDGSQLLSQGATEQASAIEQLTSSITEIAAQTKENAFNANQAKELALEVKVNAEQGSRHMNEMLKSMSEINESSANISKIIKVIDEIAFQTNILALNAAVEAARAGQHGKGFAVVAEEVRNLAARSANAAKETTALIEGSIKKSENGTEIANNTAKALYEIVDGVSKAATLVSEIAASSDEQATGISQVNLGIEQVSQVVQTNSATAEESAAASEELSSQSELLKDLVSSFKLKNDSSRGRVSKNSKNYILRQSYDMGDNSQDKEVAVTSNKKRIKLSDSEFGKY; encoded by the coding sequence ATGAAGTGGTTTTTGAATTTAAAGATAAGGGGTAAAATTTTAACGGCGTTTTTAGGAATTGTTATATTAATGGGAATTGTAGGATCGGTGGGGATTTTTAATTTACAAAAAATCAGTAAATTAGATAGTGATCTATACGAAGACAACACAAAAGCTATTAGTTTTGCCAGTACTATACAAGTAAATTTACAAAAAAATAAAGTATTGTGTAGAACTTTGTTAATTGAAACTGATACATATAAAAATAATGAAAGTAAGAACATAATATCTAAAAATGATGAAGAAATAGATAAAGCTATGGAATCTCTTAAGCTCACCCTTAAAGATCAGGAATTAGTTAATGAATATAATAATTTAAAAGTAAATATGGATAAATACAGACCACTTAGAAATAAATTTATTGATTTGGCGGTACAAAATAAGGATACGGAGGCTGTAGGTATCATGAATGGTGATGCAGGCATATTCTCTAGTAATATTGATAATTCGGCTACCAAACTTATTGAGCTAAAAGAGGCAGAAGGTAAAGTGAAGGCTGACACTAATTCAAAAGCTGCGAGTAGTGCAATTATTATAATGCTTGTAGTGATTTCTATAGGAATAGTTATTGCATTAGTATCTGGAATAATAATATCAGGATTAATTAGTAGGCCAATAAATAAGGTATTAACTATTCTTGGGGAAATGAGTAAAGGGCATCTTGGTGAACGAGTAGACATATCAACTAACGATGAAATAGGACAAATGGCTAAAGTTATGGACTCGTTTTCTAACACATTACAGAATGATGTTATAGGGGCTATGAATAAAATAGCTAAAGGTAACATGGATATTAATATAGTTGCGAAAGATGAAAAAGATGAAATATCTCCTGCATTAAATAAGGTAGTAGAGAATGTAAGAATGCTGGTGACAGATGTAAATATGTTATCAAATTCGGCAATAGAAGGAAAGTTTGAAACAAGAGCCGATTCAGGAAAACATGAAGGAGATTTCAGAAAAGTAATAGATGGAGTAAATGGAACTTTAGATACTGTAGTAGATAAGGCTGTTTGGTATGAGGCTATTATAGATGCTATACCTTTCCCAATTCATGTTACAGACAATGATATGAATTGGACGTATATGAACAAGTCATTTGAAAATTTAATGATTAATCAAGGTGTCATTAGAGATCGAAAATCTGGTTACGGGTTGGCGTGTAGTCATGCAGGGGCTAATATATGTAATACTGAAAAATGTGGTATAAAACAGCTTCATAAGGGAAAATCAGAAAGTTTCTTTGAATGGTGTGGCATGAGCAATAAGCAAGATACGTCTTATTTAAAGAATAAAAATGGTGAGAATGTAGGATATGTGGAAGTCGTAACTGATTTAACACCTATTATTAGGGTAAGCGATTATACAAAGGGTGAAGTTAAGAGACTTGAGGGAAATCTAAAGCTTTTGGCATGTGGAAATACTAATTTTGACTTAAAAATTAAAGAAGCAGATCAATTTACTGATGAAGTTAGCAGACAATTTGAAGGAATATCCAATAGTTTAAAAGATGTTAAGAGTGCGATAGATAATCTTATATTCGATGCTAAAATGCTATCAAATGCTGCGGTAGAAGGGAAATTGGATATAAGAGCAGATGAAACAAAACACAGTGGAGACTTTAAACAGGTTGTAGAGGGTATAAATCAACTGATTGGAGCTATGGTAGAACCAATTAAGGAAGTTACGAGTGTTATGAGTGAAATATCTAAAGGGAACCTTGATGTTCCAGTAAGTGAAAATTATAAAGGGGAGTTTGGAATTTTAGCTAAAGCTGTTAATGAGACCGAAGATGGATTAAAACGTGTTGTTGGAGAGATTTCTGATATAATAGGACAAATTTCACAAGGTAATCTCAATATTGAAAATGTAAAAGAGTTTCATGGTAATTTTAATAGCATATCAGCTTCTCTAAATACAATAATAGACTCATTAAATTCAGTTCTTAGTGAAATAAATAATGTGTCAGAACAAGTTTATACAGGTGCGAGCCAGGTTTCAGACGGTAGTCAGTTATTATCACAGGGAGCTACAGAGCAAGCAAGTGCGATAGAACAATTGACATCGTCAATAACCGAAATTGCAGCACAAACTAAGGAAAATGCTTTTAATGCGAATCAGGCTAAGGAGTTAGCTCTTGAAGTAAAAGTAAATGCAGAACAAGGAAGTAGGCATATGAATGAAATGCTTAAATCTATGAGTGAAATAAATGAATCTTCAGCCAATATTTCAAAGATTATAAAAGTAATAGATGAAATAGCATTTCAGACCAATATACTTGCGCTAAATGCAGCAGTTGAGGCCGCAAGGGCAGGACAACATGGAAAAGGCTTTGCAGTAGTTGCTGAAGAAGTTAGGAATCTAGCAGCTAGGAGTGCAAATGCAGCGAAAGAAACAACAGCACTTATTGAAGGGTCTATAAAGAAATCGGAAAATGGAACTGAAATTGCTAATAACACAGCAAAAGCTTTATATGAAATAGTTGATGGGGTATCTAAAGCAGCGACTCTCGTATCAGAAATAGCAGCGTCTTCAGATGAACAGGCTACTGGAATATCACAAGTAAATTTAGGAATAGAGCAAGTATCACAAGTTGTACAAACAAACTCAGCAACAGCGGAAGAAAGTGCAGCGGCTAGTGAGGAACTTTCAAGTCAATCAGAACTGCTTAAAGATTTAGTTTCTAGTTTTAAACTTAAAAATGATAGCTCGAGAGGAAGAGTAAGCAAAAATAGTAAGAACTATATATTGAGACAATCGTATGATATGGGAGACAACTCGCAAGATAAAGAAGTGGCAGTTACTTCAAATAAAAAAAGAATAAAACTAAGTGATAGTGAATTTGGTAAATACTAA